From Ciona intestinalis unplaced genomic scaffold, KH HT000025.2, whole genome shotgun sequence, the proteins below share one genomic window:
- the LOC100179444 gene encoding importin-9: MSADGDSKEKLRVHVLELLSRILAPDYDVRNAAEKQIKSLEAIDEYGVLLAELTVNSQNDLAIRQLSSLILKQYVEVHWIKIADKFQPPETSPTSKSLIKEILPHGLGDGNSKIRSSVAYAISAIAHWDWPDEWPQLFPQLIQTITSGQPDLVHGAMRVLTEFCRELTDTQIPHIAPVILPELLKIFLQQDQFSIRTRSRAVEIFNTCICLIHSTGDNETVGHLLPSAFISELTQALTRSLQVANGPASDFGLKKDVLKTLINLVPNVPKQMGETVPLVLTTVWQELIHGAEYYVRKEVNCSEDDLETATDSDGEVLSFGSLVYSMFDFIESLLDSHKFRKVVKKSLEELIYYLIMYMQVTEEQTQIWMQNPDQFVEDEEEETFSFSVRISAQDLFLACCRDFKKESSLALVSAIQRHLNESQTKQRNGDENWWKINEACYLALGSVQRLVLEAMEKSLVQFDLNSFLSHVVFNNLTSADLLAGRALWLASRFSKIMPHETMKQFLEATVHGLDETHSPLIRISAVRAVFAYCENLSNTDLVQLLTPYLSPLLSGLLSIVTQASVEVLALVLETIRVVLSLNTEITTQYQDRIIPLAIAVFLKYSNDPLVSSLASDLLTELASHGTCNKQLQEKLLPTIISIFNAPVGKVTPALVSTAMDILANVIRKMKPPLEDLFVHSAFPAMVKCAVNSDDNAILQNAGECTRALISVSMDQLFVWSDCDGNSGAYYIIQLISLLLSPKLTEHSATFAGRLVSMFLCKAGDRLSTENVEAILRSVLCKLQQSATLTVAQSLILIFAHLINLKIESVVTFLSSLPTASGDTALHYVMTEWCEKQSMFYGSYDRKMSIVALSKLLEYGISSNDSRLMNINVKGDRIFSEGIRTRSKTAKEPERWTVTPLLVKIYKLLLNELQSQLDSDGKEKDFFEWEDESDDDASGDEEVDGRQTLSDLLNENSVFGVESEEDFDDDDEDVANDPVNQINLKDFISNIVRQFAASETHNQHFVSHLNEEEKMTLQRIST, translated from the coding sequence ATGTCGGCTGACGGCGATTCAAAGGAAAAATTACGAGTTCATGTTCTCGAACTTCTGTCGCGAATCTTAGCGcctgattatgacgtcagaaacGCTGcggaaaaacaaattaaaagtttggAAGCAATTGACGAGTACGGTGTCCTACTCGCTGAATTGACGGTTAATTCTCAAAATGATTTAGCCATACGTCAATTGTCATCGTTGATATTAAAGCAATATGTTGAAGTGCATTGGATTAAAATAGCTGACAAGTTTCAGCCACCTGAGACTTCGCCTACGTCCAAGTCTTTGATAAAAGAGATTTTACCCCATGGCTTGGGCGATGGCAACAGCAAAATACGGTCAAGTGTTGCATATGCAATATCAGCCATAGCGCATTGGGACTGGCCCGATGAATGGCCTCAGTTGTTTCCACAACTCATACAAACTATCACAAGTGGCCAGCCCGACCTGGTGCATGGGGCTATGAGGGTTTTAACTGAATTCTGCCGAGAATTGACAGACACTCAAATCCCCCATATAGCACCTGTTATATTACCTGAGCTGTTAAAGATATTTCTACAGCAGGATCAGTTCAGTATTCGTACACGGTCCAGGGCTGTTGAAATATTCAACACTTGTATTTGCCTTATACACTCAACTGGGGATAATGAGACAGTTGGCCATTTACTGCCTTCTGCTTTTATATCAGAGCTTACCCAAGCCCTTACTAGATCTTTACAAGTCGCAAATGGCCCTGCTTCAGATTTTGGTCTCAAAAAAGACGTTTTAAAAACGTTAATAAATCTTGTTCCAAACGTCCCAAAGCAAATGGGTGAAACTGTTCCGCTCGTGCTCACCACCGTGTGGCAGGAATTGATCCATGGCGCTGAATATTACGTGAGAAAGGAGGTTAATTGCTCCGAGGATGATTTAGAAACAGCGACAGATTCTGACGGTGAAGTCCTGAGTTTTGGAAGTTTGGTTTACTCAATGTTTGACTTCATTGAGAGTTTGTTGGATTCACATAAGTTTCGAAAGGTCGTGAAAAAGTCACTTGAGGAGCTGATTTATTACCTCATCATGTATATGCAGGTGACTGAAGAACAAACGCAAATCTGGATGCAGAATCCGGATCAGTTTGTAGAAGACGAGGAGGAAGAGACTTTTTCTTTTAGTGTCCGGATCTCGGCTCAAGATTTGTTCCTCGCTTGTTGTAGGGACTTTAAAAAAGAGAGTTCGTTAGCCCTTGTTTCCGCGATTCAACGACATTTAAATGAATCTCAAACCAAGCAGAGAAACGGGGACGAAAACTGGTGGAAAATAAATGAAGCGTGTTATCTTGCTCTTGGTTCTGTGCAAAGGTTGGTACTGGAAGCTATGGAGAAGTCGCTCGTTCAGTTTGATTTAAATTCATTCCTCAGCCATGTTGTGTTTAACAACTTGACATCTGCTGATCTATTAGCAGGCAGGGCATTATGGCTTGCAAGCAGGTTCTCTAAGATAATGCCACACGAAACCATGAAACAATTTCTAGAAGCCACAGTGCATGGTTTGGATGAAACGCATTCACCTCTTATTCGAATATCAGCAGTCCGTGCTGTATTCGCTTACTGTGAGAATCTATCAAACACAGATTTGGTTCAACTACTCACTCCATATTTATCTCCTCTATTGAGTGGCCTTCTTAGCATAGTTACTCAAGCTTCAGTGGAAGTATTAGCGCTTGTGCTTGAAACAATTCGAGTCGTCTTATCTCTCAACACAGAAATCACGACCCAGTATCAAGACAGGATAATTCCCCTCGCTATagctgtatttttaaaatacagtaacgaTCCTTTAGTTTCCTCCCTTGCTTCAGATCTGTTAACAGAGCTTGCATCGCATGGAACTTGCAACAAACAACTGCAGGAAAAACTTCTTCCCACCATTATAAGTATATTTAATGCTCCAGTTGGTAAAGTTACTCCAGCTCTGGTGTCAACTGCCATGGACATACTTGCTAATGTAATCAGAAAGATGAAGCCGCCGTTAGAAGACCTGTTTGTGCATTCAGCTTTTCCCGCTATGGTTAAATGTGCAGTTAATTCCGATGATAACgcaattttacaaaacgcTGGCGAATGTACGCGAGCTCTTATATCTGTTTCTATGGATCAATTGTTTGTATGGTCTGATTGTGATGGAAACAGTGGCGCTTATTACATCATACAACTCATCTCCTTGTTGTTAAGTCCGAAGTTAACTGAGCACAGCGCAACTTTCGCTGGCAGGTTGGTCTCCATGTTTCTCTGCAAAGCTGGAGACCGTTTGTCAACTGAAAATGTTGAAGCAATTCTTCGTTCAGTTCTTTGTAAACTACAGCAGTCTGCCACTCTCACAGTTGCTCAGTCTCTCATATTGATCTTTGCTCATTTAATCAACTTAAAAATTGAATCTGTCGTCACTTTTCTGTCCTCTCTCCCTACTGCCTCCGGTGACACAGCGTTGCATTACGTGATGACTGAATGGTGTGAGAAACAAAGTATGTTTTATGGAAGTTACGACAGAAAAATGAGCATCGTAGCGTTATCAAAATTGCTCGAATACGGGATTTCGTCGAACGACTCCCGTCTTATGAACATCAACGTGAAAGGCGACCGAATTTTCTCGGAAGGAATTCGCACTCGGTCCAAAACAGCAAAAGAGCCAGAGCGATGGACCGTAACGCCTCTGCtcgttaaaatttataaacttcTTCTTAACGAACTGCAAAGCCAGTTGGATTCTGATGGGAAAGAGAAAGATTTCTTCGAATGGGAAGATGAGAGTGATGATGATGCAAGCGGGGACGAAGAAGTTGACGGAAGACAAACTTTATCTGATCTTCTTAACGAGAACTCTGTCTTCGGAGTGGAGAGCGAGGAAGATTTTGACGATGATGATGAAGATGTGGCGAATGatcctgtcaatcaaatcaaCCTCaaagattttatttcaaacatcGTTCGTCAGTTTGCTGCGAGCGAAACTCATaaccaacattttgtttcacattTAAATGAAGAGGAAAAAATGACTTTGCAAAGGATTTCAACTTAA
- the LOC108950152 gene encoding uncharacterized protein LOC108950152 has translation MQSHFKACKFHFVNTVNWSAFFVDYPKAAHKTPRISKSAITLLDCLVEVCYALKLDYISRFENIDDVTSRSGDDATEKPTSTWYVTSQRIKRTMTQRWNKEKSANKAAEEKRKTSVECQPLTSTCDVR, from the exons ATGCAATCCCATTTCAAAGCGTGCAAATTCCATTTCGTAAACACTGTTAATTGGTCCGCGTTTTTCGTTGATTACCCTAAAGCAGCGCATAAAACACCGCGCATTTCCAAATCAGCCATTACATTACTTGACTGCTTGGTCGAAGTTTGTTATGCGCTAAAATTGGATTATATTTCAAGATTTGA aaacatcgatgatgtgacgtcacgaagtggtgatgacgcaacagaaaaacccacttc aacatggtatgtgacgtcacagaggatcaagcGGACCATGACGCAAAGATGGAAtaaag AAAAGTCAGCGAATAAAGCTGCcgaagaaaagcgcaag aCGTCTGTGGAATGTCAGCCTTTGACGTCAACATGTGACGTCAGGTAA